From Kitasatospora sp. MAP12-44:
GCCCGGACGCGGACCTCGTCCCGCTGGACGACAGCAACCTCGCCGCCCGGGCCGCCCGCCTGCTGGCCGCCCACCACGGCATCGAGGGAGACGTCCGGCTGCATATCGCCAAGCAGATCCCGGTGGCCGGCGGCATGGCCGGCGGCAGCGCGGACGGCGCCGCCGCGCTGGTGGCCTGCGACGCGCTGTGGGAGCTGGGCACCCCGCTGCCCGAGCTGCTCGCGCTGGCCGCCGAGCTCGGCTCGGACGTCCCGTTCGCGCTGCTCGGCGGCGTCGCGCTGGGCCGCGGCCGGGGCGAGCTGCTGACGCCCGTGCCGGTCGCCGGGACCTTCCACTGGGTCTTCGCGGTGGCCGACGGCGGCCTCTCCACCCCCGCCGTCTTCCAGGAGTGCGACCGGCTGCGGGACGAGGCCGGGACCGGCTCCGCCGACACCGACGTCCCCGCGCCGGACGCCGACCCCGCGCTGCTCGCCGCCCTCGCGGCCGGCGACCCGGTGG
This genomic window contains:
- a CDS encoding 4-(cytidine 5'-diphospho)-2-C-methyl-D-erythritol kinase, whose protein sequence is MITVRVPAKVNVQLAVGGRRADGFHELANVFFAVALGDLVTAEPAEPGSGVTLTCTGPDADLVPLDDSNLAARAARLLAAHHGIEGDVRLHIAKQIPVAGGMAGGSADGAAALVACDALWELGTPLPELLALAAELGSDVPFALLGGVALGRGRGELLTPVPVAGTFHWVFAVADGGLSTPAVFQECDRLRDEAGTGSADTDVPAPDADPALLAALAAGDPVALAAALGNDLQGAALSLRPALAATLRVGAEAGALGVLVSGSGPTCAFLAKDADAADAVAAALRASGTCRAAHSTYGPVPGAEVLPAG